In Microbulbifer celer, a single window of DNA contains:
- a CDS encoding acetyltransferase, whose protein sequence is MLFRETESKHLVEVPDIVTLANPYELTVMGRYLWGEEVQDPEVFDKTQLSFLSGEPLPRCWHDSRYRDREVRRVKCGTRINDSDYYQGA, encoded by the coding sequence ATGTTATTCAGAGAAACCGAAAGCAAACACCTGGTAGAAGTGCCGGATATCGTCACCCTGGCCAACCCCTATGAGCTGACCGTTATGGGGCGTTATTTGTGGGGAGAGGAGGTACAGGATCCTGAAGTATTCGATAAGACGCAGTTGAGTTTTCTATCCGGCGAGCCGCTTCCACGCTGCTGGCATGACAGCCGGTATCGAGATCGCGAGGTTCGCAGAGTCAAATGCGGCACCCGGATAAACGACAGCGACTATTATCAGGGGGCATGA
- a CDS encoding DUF2788 domain-containing protein produces the protein MDFETFEEYSLLLGVGGLILFMVFIVWNLAKESKAGRFGTFILFTALGLGLLGFLIKTVLVEVMGLGQ, from the coding sequence ATGGATTTTGAGACGTTTGAAGAGTATTCATTACTTCTGGGTGTTGGTGGGCTGATCCTTTTCATGGTGTTTATTGTTTGGAACCTGGCAAAGGAATCCAAGGCCGGCCGTTTTGGCACCTTTATCCTGTTTACAGCCCTAGGGCTGGGACTGCTCGGGTTTCTGATCAAGACAGTACTGGTGGAAGTTATGGGGCTTGGTCAGTAG